In the genome of Staphylococcus durrellii, one region contains:
- a CDS encoding putative hydro-lyase, with amino-acid sequence MDLSQASPSKIRQYIREGQLHGHTSGLAKGYVQANVVILPSAYAYDFLRFCFKNPKTCPLLDVSEVGDPSFPTFGNSADIRTDVAKYNVYENGTLVSSPSDITHLYNDDLVSFLIGCSFTFEHALLEANIPVRHIEEQHNVPMYVTNITAASSGVFNGPITVSMRPMTMQEAIKATEITTQFKNVHGTPIHIGNPQEIGIENINKPDFGEAVSIYNNEVPVFWGCGVTPQSVALEAKPSLMITHAPGHMFITDIRDSDMTH; translated from the coding sequence ATGGATTTAAGTCAGGCGTCGCCTAGCAAAATTAGACAATATATTCGTGAAGGACAACTTCATGGACATACAAGTGGTTTAGCAAAAGGCTATGTACAAGCAAATGTTGTGATATTACCTTCTGCATATGCATACGATTTTTTAAGATTTTGTTTTAAAAACCCTAAAACATGTCCATTATTGGATGTATCTGAAGTAGGTGATCCATCATTTCCAACCTTTGGTAATTCGGCGGATATTAGAACAGATGTAGCCAAGTATAACGTTTATGAAAATGGCACTTTAGTCTCTTCACCTAGTGATATCACACATCTTTATAATGACGATTTGGTAAGTTTTTTAATCGGCTGCAGCTTTACATTTGAACATGCCTTATTAGAAGCTAATATTCCAGTACGTCATATAGAAGAGCAGCACAATGTACCTATGTATGTCACAAATATAACTGCAGCTTCTAGTGGCGTATTTAATGGTCCGATCACCGTAAGTATGCGCCCTATGACAATGCAAGAAGCTATTAAGGCAACTGAGATTACGACTCAATTTAAAAACGTTCATGGAACACCTATCCATATAGGTAATCCACAAGAAATAGGTATCGAAAATATTAATAAACCAGATTTTGGGGAAGCTGTTTCTATTTATAATAATGAAGTACCCGTTTTTTGGGGGTGTGGCGTTACACCACAATCAGTGGCACTAGAAGCCAAACCTTCATTAATGATTACACATGCTCCTGGACATATGTTTATTACAGACATAAGAGACAGTGATATGACACATTAA
- a CDS encoding BCCT family transporter, which translates to MNDRARKHKYIVYSISVAIILIVTLIAGIFPKPFGSYAQTLYSVITNTFGWLFLVIIFILDIFLISLAVSRYGRFKLGDDNEEPEFSLMSWIGMLFSAGLGVGIVFWGVAEPLSHYLHSPFPSKAPGESAASARLAMGYTFFHWGISQWSIFAIAGLTVAFFQFRKKRDGLISTAMEPVFGESYKRPIRNIIDILAIIATVMGIATSIGLGIMQISGGLHHVYGVPNNNFTKIAITLLMVIIFLGSAITGLNRGVKWLSNINIGLGAILLIFILIFGDLRFILESYTLAIGDYLRHFVEYSLRISPYTGHNAWIQQWTVFYWAWVISWSPFIGGFVARVSRGRTIREFVICVLIVPPLISFTWIAAFGGTALKIALTQNDNIAQLVDKDYTIALFELLSKFPMADITSALAIALIYIFIITSADSTTHIVASMATGGLTHPKTIHKVIWGVLIGAVSIAMTLAGGLTSLQTASVVTGLPFSIILLLMVFSIMKALRREPIEHFEMTYIEDDKDYSIPLEKREMEENKDSNKD; encoded by the coding sequence ATGAACGATAGAGCAAGGAAACATAAATATATAGTTTATTCAATTTCAGTAGCTATTATTTTGATAGTCACTTTAATTGCCGGTATATTTCCAAAACCATTTGGTAGTTATGCTCAAACTCTATATTCTGTTATTACGAACACGTTTGGTTGGCTATTTTTAGTCATTATTTTTATTTTAGATATTTTCCTAATTAGTTTAGCTGTTTCTCGCTATGGAAGGTTTAAATTAGGTGATGATAATGAGGAACCGGAATTTTCACTTATGTCATGGATTGGCATGTTGTTCTCAGCTGGTTTAGGTGTTGGTATTGTCTTTTGGGGTGTGGCAGAACCACTTTCTCATTATTTACATTCTCCCTTCCCAAGCAAAGCACCAGGGGAATCTGCCGCTTCTGCACGTTTAGCTATGGGTTACACATTTTTCCATTGGGGCATTTCACAATGGTCTATATTTGCTATAGCTGGTTTGACTGTAGCCTTTTTCCAATTTAGAAAAAAGCGAGATGGTTTAATTTCGACTGCAATGGAACCTGTATTTGGTGAAAGCTATAAACGACCTATACGTAATATTATTGATATTTTGGCAATTATTGCCACGGTTATGGGGATTGCAACATCAATAGGTTTAGGCATTATGCAAATCAGTGGTGGTTTACATCACGTTTATGGTGTCCCTAATAATAATTTTACAAAAATCGCCATAACACTATTAATGGTTATAATATTTTTAGGGTCTGCCATTACAGGCTTAAACAGAGGAGTAAAATGGCTTAGTAATATTAACATTGGTTTAGGTGCTATTTTACTTATTTTCATACTTATTTTTGGTGATTTGAGATTTATTTTAGAATCTTATACTTTAGCTATTGGAGATTATTTGCGTCACTTTGTCGAATATAGTCTACGTATTAGTCCATACACCGGTCACAATGCTTGGATTCAACAATGGACTGTATTCTACTGGGCATGGGTAATTTCTTGGTCTCCATTTATTGGTGGCTTTGTAGCAAGAGTTTCTAGAGGTAGAACAATACGAGAATTTGTAATTTGCGTACTTATTGTCCCTCCTTTAATCTCATTTACTTGGATCGCGGCATTTGGTGGTACTGCCTTAAAAATAGCATTAACACAAAATGATAATATTGCTCAACTTGTCGATAAAGATTATACGATAGCTTTATTTGAACTTTTATCTAAGTTTCCAATGGCAGATATTACAAGTGCATTAGCAATAGCTCTAATATATATATTCATTATTACAAGTGCAGATTCTACGACGCATATAGTAGCAAGTATGGCTACTGGTGGTCTTACACATCCTAAGACTATTCATAAAGTTATTTGGGGGGTATTGATTGGTGCCGTGTCTATTGCAATGACATTAGCTGGTGGTTTAACAAGTCTACAAACCGCTTCAGTTGTCACTGGTTTACCTTTCTCAATTATATTGTTACTCATGGTGTTCTCAATTATGAAAGCATTAAGACGTGAGCCTATAGAACATTTCGAAATGACTTATATTGAAGACGATAAGGATTACTCTATCCCGTTAGAAAAACGTGAAATGGAAGAAAACAAAGATAGTAATAAAGATTAA
- a CDS encoding DUF4064 domain-containing protein: protein MKRTAEKVLTWIGILFQILMIALMALALPFLNDPSIKNEAINRIQSMKANGSLNQSLSQVTPSALFDLVKHGVIIIVIIAIVCFILAIIMTQLMRRIPKTIGVLLILMAIVNLLTGNLITSLLWLIAGIMLMARSDKAKQYTKKQAKQVKNKATNKNSQNSQQYKRSSRK from the coding sequence ATGAAACGTACAGCTGAGAAGGTTTTAACTTGGATAGGTATACTATTCCAAATATTAATGATTGCATTAATGGCGTTGGCATTACCATTTTTAAATGATCCTAGTATTAAAAATGAAGCGATTAATCGAATTCAATCGATGAAAGCTAATGGAAGTTTGAATCAATCTTTATCACAAGTCACACCTTCAGCGTTATTTGATCTTGTAAAACACGGTGTGATAATTATCGTTATAATAGCAATTGTATGCTTTATTTTAGCTATAATTATGACTCAATTAATGCGTCGTATACCTAAGACAATAGGTGTGCTATTAATACTAATGGCTATTGTTAACCTATTGACAGGTAATTTAATCACTTCATTACTATGGTTAATAGCCGGTATAATGTTAATGGCACGTAGCGATAAGGCAAAGCAATATACTAAAAAACAAGCTAAGCAAGTTAAAAACAAAGCGACTAATAAAAATTCGCAAAATAGCCAACAATATAAACGTAGTAGTAGAAAATAA
- a CDS encoding acyltransferase family protein, translated as MKTYTSVIFWMRTIACLSIVLIHSITTTFIQSDNLGQGTLIRIIQLLLMFSTPLFVFISEFLLAKNYHTTIKKGFFKDKLIYLGIPYICINIGISYFYFKPDSFKSFLGHLNDTMFHGAAITYFIIIIMQFYLLHFFFAKYLVRWKPIPIIIGATVFATLYWAFREFVPPAHGDIVSMFWGREGWMLFLGWLSYFILGFYMGVYYETLMKNIKNYTLSIIIGTILAASLLIFNYVFGVSTWVESKRFDIPIYVTMVILMFFLFSSYIKYVPKFILFISNYSFCIYLLHYFFVNQLGMLREDSAIRNIFFTFVITLTVAVCLAYLLNLFKFGKYIIGGIGHIKHEKVYESYKLGKMD; from the coding sequence ATGAAAACATATACATCAGTAATATTTTGGATGCGCACTATCGCATGTTTAAGTATTGTGCTGATCCATTCTATAACTACGACCTTTATCCAAAGTGATAATTTAGGCCAAGGCACATTAATCCGCATTATCCAACTGCTATTGATGTTCAGTACGCCATTATTTGTATTTATATCAGAATTTTTATTAGCTAAAAATTATCACACTACTATTAAAAAAGGCTTTTTTAAAGATAAATTAATTTATTTAGGTATACCTTACATATGCATAAATATTGGTATTTCTTATTTCTATTTTAAACCAGATTCTTTTAAATCCTTTTTAGGACATTTAAATGACACTATGTTTCATGGTGCAGCTATAACCTATTTTATAATTATAATCATGCAATTCTACTTATTACATTTCTTTTTTGCTAAATATTTAGTGAGATGGAAACCTATACCTATTATTATAGGTGCTACTGTTTTCGCCACTTTATACTGGGCATTTAGAGAATTTGTTCCTCCAGCACATGGCGACATCGTTTCTATGTTTTGGGGGCGCGAAGGTTGGATGTTATTCCTAGGTTGGCTTAGTTATTTTATACTCGGTTTTTATATGGGAGTATATTATGAAACCCTAATGAAAAATATTAAAAATTATACATTATCAATCATTATAGGTACGATACTTGCTGCAAGCTTATTAATATTTAATTATGTGTTTGGCGTTAGTACATGGGTCGAATCAAAACGATTTGATATTCCTATTTACGTAACAATGGTAATTTTAATGTTTTTCTTATTTTCATCATATATTAAATACGTTCCAAAATTCATTTTATTTATAAGTAATTATTCTTTTTGCATATATTTGTTGCATTACTTTTTCGTAAACCAGCTTGGTATGCTTAGAGAAGACAGTGCTATAAGAAATATCTTTTTCACATTTGTTATTACTTTAACTGTGGCTGTTTGCTTAGCATATTTACTTAACTTATTTAAATTTGGTAAATATATAATAGGTGGTATTGGTCATATAAAACATGAAAAAGTCTATGAGAGTTATAAACTAGGCAAAATGGATTAA
- the pruA gene encoding L-glutamate gamma-semialdehyde dehydrogenase has protein sequence MVVKYSYEPGIDFTDQKNVESFKEALNKVKGELSTKIPLVINGEESYTKDTYTSINPAKTSEVIAEVSKASKKEVDKAFDAANKAYESWRKWSHRDRAELLLRIAAIIRRKKEEIAAVMVYEAGKPWDEAVGDASEGIDFIEYYARSMMDLADGKPVLDREGEHNKYFYKPIGTGVTIPPWNFPFAIMAGTTLAPVVAGNTVLLKPAEDTPLTAYKLMEILEEAGLPKGVVNFVPGDPKEIGDYLVDSKHTHFVTFTGSRATGVRIFERAAIVQKGQQFLKRVIVEMGGKDAIIVDKDCDTDLAAESIVTSAFGFSGQKCSACSRAIVHKDVHDEVLEKAIKLTKELELGNTVNNTYMGPVINKKQFDKIKNYIEIGGKEGKIEQGGGADDGTGYFIEPTIISGLKSKDRVMQEEIFGPVVGFVKGSNFDELLEIANDTDYGLTGAVITNNREHWIRAVRDYDVGNLYLNRGCTAAVMGYHPFGGFKMSGTDAKTGSPDYLLNFLEQKVVSEMF, from the coding sequence ATGGTAGTAAAGTATAGTTATGAACCTGGGATTGATTTTACAGATCAAAAAAATGTAGAGTCATTCAAGGAGGCCTTAAATAAAGTAAAAGGTGAATTGAGTACAAAAATTCCTTTAGTAATAAATGGAGAAGAGTCTTATACGAAAGATACGTATACGTCTATTAATCCAGCAAAAACGAGTGAAGTAATTGCAGAAGTATCAAAGGCATCTAAAAAAGAAGTAGATAAAGCTTTTGATGCTGCAAACAAGGCGTACGAATCATGGAGAAAATGGTCTCATAGAGATCGTGCAGAATTATTATTACGTATCGCAGCAATTATTCGCAGAAAAAAAGAAGAAATCGCGGCAGTAATGGTTTATGAAGCAGGTAAACCATGGGATGAAGCTGTAGGTGATGCAAGTGAAGGTATTGATTTCATTGAATACTATGCTAGATCTATGATGGACTTAGCAGACGGTAAACCAGTGTTAGATAGAGAAGGAGAACATAATAAGTACTTCTATAAACCAATCGGTACTGGTGTCACTATTCCACCTTGGAATTTCCCATTTGCTATCATGGCTGGTACAACTTTAGCGCCAGTGGTTGCAGGTAACACTGTATTATTAAAACCAGCAGAAGATACACCATTGACTGCTTATAAATTAATGGAAATTTTAGAAGAAGCTGGATTACCTAAAGGTGTAGTTAACTTCGTACCTGGTGACCCTAAAGAAATTGGAGACTATTTAGTTGATAGCAAGCATACGCATTTTGTTACATTTACTGGTTCAAGAGCAACAGGTGTGCGTATTTTTGAGAGAGCAGCTATAGTTCAAAAAGGGCAACAATTCTTAAAACGCGTTATCGTTGAAATGGGCGGTAAAGATGCCATTATCGTTGATAAAGATTGCGATACTGATTTAGCTGCTGAATCTATTGTGACATCTGCATTTGGATTCTCTGGACAAAAATGTTCAGCGTGTTCAAGAGCAATCGTGCACAAAGATGTACATGATGAAGTGTTAGAAAAAGCTATCAAATTAACTAAAGAACTAGAATTAGGTAACACTGTAAATAACACTTACATGGGACCTGTTATTAATAAAAAACAATTCGATAAAATTAAAAATTATATCGAAATTGGAGGTAAAGAAGGCAAGATTGAACAAGGTGGCGGTGCTGATGATGGCACAGGCTATTTCATCGAACCAACTATTATTTCAGGATTGAAATCAAAAGATCGTGTAATGCAAGAAGAAATATTCGGACCGGTAGTAGGTTTCGTTAAAGGTTCAAACTTTGACGAATTGTTAGAAATTGCTAACGACACTGATTATGGTTTAACAGGCGCGGTAATCACTAATAATCGTGAACATTGGATTAGAGCTGTGCGTGATTACGATGTAGGTAACTTATACCTAAATCGTGGTTGTACTGCAGCGGTAATGGGCTACCACCCATTTGGTGGCTTTAAAATGTCTGGGACAGATGCCAAAACAGGAAGTCCTGACTACTTATTGAACTTCTTAGAACAAAAAGTCGTTTCAGAAATGTTTTAA
- a CDS encoding MarR family winged helix-turn-helix transcriptional regulator: MTNHRDYEHMLFYFAYKTFINRADEIIEQSGMNRQHHRFLFFINKLPGITIKQLLAVLDISKQGSHATLKTLKEKKLIVEHPNPDDMRVKQLFITDEGHELVEQLNSAQNDLLRQIFSDGDNDWYRIMEELADHRDGFRDIKHLIKEDYH, from the coding sequence ATGACAAACCATCGCGATTATGAACATATGTTGTTTTATTTTGCCTATAAAACTTTTATCAATAGAGCCGACGAAATCATTGAACAATCAGGGATGAATCGTCAACATCACCGTTTTTTATTTTTCATCAATAAATTACCAGGTATTACGATTAAGCAACTTTTAGCAGTGCTAGATATTTCTAAACAAGGCTCTCACGCCACATTAAAAACGTTAAAAGAGAAAAAATTAATCGTCGAACATCCTAATCCTGATGATATGCGTGTCAAACAACTATTTATCACTGACGAGGGACATGAGTTAGTTGAACAACTTAACAGTGCTCAAAACGATCTATTACGTCAAATTTTTAGCGACGGCGATAATGATTGGTATCGCATCATGGAAGAACTAGCCGACCATCGTGATGGCTTTAGAGATATTAAACATTTAATCAAAGAAGACTATCATTAA
- a CDS encoding alpha-keto acid decarboxylase family protein: protein MKMRVGQYLIDAIHNAGVNEIFGVPGDFNLAFLDDVIEHKDVKWIGNTNELNASYAADGYARMNGLAAMITTFGVGELSAVNGIAGSYAERVPVIAITGAPTTKVEQERKFVHHSLGEGTFDDYRKMFEHITTAQGYITTNNAVEEIPRLINAAINERRPVHVHLPIDVAMTEIEVDKAFQPTVKESTIDDQIVEMITQKLNSASQPVIITGHEINSFDLHEKLEAFVNKTNIPVAQLSLGKGAFNEENKHYLGIYDGSVAEENVRKYVDQSDAILNIGAKITDSASAGFSYEFDIDDVVMLNHRNFKMNETRRDDIDLPTILDSLLAIDYHNDATFLEINRELDDNIELTSEPLEQETYFKMMQQFIGLDDVILAEQGTSFFGAYDLVLYKNNKFIGQPLWGSIGYTLPSLLGTQMADQQRRNILLIGDGSLQLTVQELSTMIRQQINPIIFVINNDGYTVERLIHGEHQPYNDIHMWDYKALPQVFGGDNVGIHEVANAQDLKHTFENIKAQGNKMHFVEVKMAQGDAPEKLRSISQVFANQNK from the coding sequence ATGAAAATGAGAGTAGGACAGTATTTAATTGATGCTATTCACAACGCAGGAGTAAACGAGATTTTTGGTGTTCCAGGAGATTTTAACTTAGCATTTTTAGATGACGTTATTGAGCATAAGGATGTAAAATGGATAGGTAATACAAATGAACTTAATGCAAGTTACGCTGCTGACGGATATGCAAGAATGAATGGACTAGCTGCAATGATTACCACATTTGGCGTAGGAGAATTGAGTGCAGTAAATGGTATAGCTGGATCATATGCAGAACGCGTACCAGTAATTGCTATAACAGGTGCACCAACAACTAAAGTAGAACAAGAGCGTAAATTTGTGCATCACTCATTAGGAGAAGGCACTTTTGATGATTATAGAAAAATGTTTGAACATATTACGACGGCACAAGGTTATATCACTACAAATAATGCTGTAGAAGAAATCCCTAGATTAATCAATGCTGCTATTAACGAACGCCGTCCAGTACATGTACACCTACCAATTGATGTTGCAATGACTGAAATTGAAGTAGACAAAGCATTTCAACCGACTGTGAAAGAATCTACGATTGATGACCAAATCGTTGAAATGATCACTCAAAAATTAAACAGTGCATCACAGCCGGTTATAATTACTGGACATGAAATAAATAGCTTTGATTTACATGAAAAGTTAGAAGCATTTGTTAATAAAACAAATATACCAGTAGCCCAACTGTCTTTAGGTAAAGGCGCTTTTAATGAAGAGAATAAACATTATCTTGGTATATATGATGGTAGTGTGGCAGAAGAAAATGTTAGAAAATATGTAGATCAAAGTGATGCTATTTTAAATATAGGTGCTAAAATTACTGATTCAGCATCTGCTGGCTTCTCATACGAATTTGATATCGATGATGTAGTGATGTTAAATCATCGTAATTTCAAAATGAATGAAACAAGACGTGATGATATTGATTTACCGACTATACTAGATAGCTTATTGGCAATTGATTATCATAATGACGCTACATTCCTTGAAATAAACCGTGAACTTGATGACAATATTGAGTTAACGAGTGAGCCATTAGAACAAGAAACTTACTTCAAAATGATGCAACAATTTATTGGTTTAGATGATGTCATTTTAGCTGAACAAGGGACTTCTTTCTTTGGCGCATATGATTTAGTGTTATATAAAAATAATAAATTTATTGGGCAACCACTTTGGGGCTCAATCGGTTACACTTTACCGTCATTATTAGGTACACAAATGGCAGACCAACAACGTAGAAATATCTTATTAATTGGTGATGGATCATTACAATTAACTGTACAAGAATTATCAACTATGATTCGCCAACAAATTAACCCTATTATTTTTGTCATTAACAATGATGGGTATACGGTAGAACGACTAATACACGGAGAACATCAACCATACAACGATATTCATATGTGGGATTACAAAGCTTTACCACAAGTATTTGGCGGCGATAATGTAGGTATACATGAAGTAGCCAATGCGCAAGATTTAAAACATACTTTCGAAAACATAAAAGCGCAAGGCAATAAAATGCATTTCGTAGAAGTTAAAATGGCGCAAGGTGATGCGCCTGAAAAACTAAGAAGCATTAGTCAGGTATTTGCTAATCAAAATAAATAA
- a CDS encoding MFS transporter, whose translation MKDTETHFSKGQLITGIMLSILTYWLFAQAFLNIGPMVQQTYPVSPDIINISVSLTSFVTGVFMVVAGKISDRIGKVKMTKLGLILSILGSLSLIVSNHMVLLLLGRVLQGFSAAIIMPATIAMINDFFKGEERQKALSFWSIGSFGGTGLASFFAGSIATAATWQTIFIISIIVALISLFLLKNIPESNYESNRQTSFDYIGLVIFIIMIGSISFIITQGYKIGWLSNITIALFIVFVVFSIVFIKYERHMNTPFIDLSLFKNHSYTGAVLANCLLNTGVGVIALINIYAQAGHSLSGFKAGLITLPYLIALLIVVRLGEKSINKFGAKRAMVIGPIITGIGVLLMSVTFLHTGMYIGLMLIATTCFGAGTGFFATPALSTAVSTTPPEKIGVASGIFKMGSTLGGAFGIAIITSIYTALSLSGFSIHLAASIAFLAGVVLIFSAVIISAFVIPNSSKNV comes from the coding sequence ATGAAAGATACTGAGACACATTTCTCAAAGGGTCAATTAATCACAGGGATAATGTTATCAATTTTGACATATTGGTTGTTTGCGCAGGCGTTTTTAAATATAGGGCCCATGGTTCAACAAACATATCCAGTAAGTCCTGATATCATTAATATATCAGTAAGTCTAACATCGTTTGTAACAGGCGTATTTATGGTTGTAGCAGGTAAAATTTCGGATCGTATCGGAAAAGTAAAGATGACCAAGTTGGGACTTATATTAAGTATTTTAGGTTCTTTATCACTGATTGTTTCTAATCATATGGTTTTATTATTATTAGGGAGAGTGTTACAAGGTTTTTCAGCAGCTATTATTATGCCGGCGACGATTGCCATGATAAATGACTTTTTCAAAGGTGAAGAACGACAAAAGGCGTTAAGTTTTTGGTCTATAGGCTCTTTTGGTGGTACCGGTCTAGCATCATTTTTTGCTGGATCAATTGCTACTGCAGCTACTTGGCAAACGATTTTTATCATTTCGATTATAGTAGCACTAATTTCATTATTCTTACTTAAAAATATACCAGAGAGTAATTATGAGAGTAATAGACAAACAAGCTTTGATTACATAGGTCTAGTGATATTTATTATAATGATTGGTAGTATTAGTTTTATTATTACGCAAGGTTATAAAATAGGCTGGTTAAGTAATATTACGATAGCACTTTTTATAGTATTTGTAGTATTTAGTATAGTGTTCATTAAATATGAACGACATATGAATACACCATTTATAGATTTAAGCTTATTTAAAAATCATTCGTATACAGGAGCAGTTTTAGCCAATTGTTTATTAAATACTGGCGTAGGGGTTATTGCATTAATAAATATATATGCACAAGCGGGGCATAGTCTTAGTGGGTTTAAGGCAGGATTAATTACGTTGCCATACCTCATCGCTTTATTAATCGTTGTTAGATTAGGCGAGAAAAGTATTAATAAGTTTGGTGCTAAGCGAGCAATGGTTATAGGACCGATAATAACAGGAATAGGTGTATTGTTAATGTCTGTCACGTTTTTGCATACGGGTATGTATATTGGTTTAATGTTAATCGCAACTACTTGCTTCGGTGCGGGTACAGGATTTTTCGCCACACCTGCTTTAAGTACTGCAGTTTCAACGACACCACCTGAGAAAATTGGTGTGGCATCTGGCATTTTTAAAATGGGCTCTACTTTAGGTGGTGCATTCGGTATCGCTATTATTACTTCGATTTATACGGCATTATCCTTAAGTGGTTTTAGTATTCATTTAGCTGCAAGTATCGCGTTCTTAGCTGGCGTTGTATTAATTTTTAGCGCCGTCATCATAAGTGCATTCGTAATACCTAATAGTTCTAAAAACGTGTGA
- a CDS encoding methylated-DNA--[protein]-cysteine S-methyltransferase, which produces MQYKMTYKSPVGDLTITTDGQNVTGLWFENQQNYESLLNDTVKEQYQPIFDKVTHWLDEYFSGNKPAINFPLKPTGTDFRMTVWSKLQAIPYGKTVTYGEVAQQIANERGQTKMSAQAVGGAVGSNPISIIIPCHRVVGANGSLTGFGGGIERKVKLLNIEEVNMSAFHVPSHSTKP; this is translated from the coding sequence ATGCAATATAAAATGACATATAAGTCACCAGTTGGGGATTTAACGATTACTACGGATGGTCAAAACGTAACGGGGTTATGGTTTGAAAATCAACAAAACTATGAGTCTTTGTTAAACGATACTGTAAAAGAACAATACCAACCTATATTTGATAAAGTAACGCATTGGTTAGATGAATATTTCTCAGGAAATAAGCCAGCAATCAATTTCCCGCTTAAGCCAACTGGAACTGATTTTCGTATGACAGTATGGTCGAAGTTACAAGCAATTCCTTATGGCAAAACAGTTACTTATGGTGAAGTTGCACAACAAATTGCCAATGAACGTGGACAAACGAAGATGTCTGCACAAGCAGTTGGAGGTGCAGTAGGTAGTAATCCCATATCGATTATTATTCCATGTCACAGAGTGGTAGGTGCCAATGGTAGTCTTACGGGATTTGGTGGCGGTATTGAAAGAAAAGTTAAATTATTAAACATCGAAGAAGTAAATATGTCGGCATTTCATGTTCCTAGCCATAGTACGAAACCATAA
- a CDS encoding hydroxymethylglutaryl-CoA synthase has product MTIGIDQLDFYVPQFYVDMAKLAEARNVEPNKFLLGIGQTEMSVSPVSQDIVSMGANAAQNIVSDDDKKNISMVIVATESAIDSAKASAVQIHNLLGIQPFARCFEMKEACYAATPAIQLAKDYLANRPNEKVLVIASDTARYGLNSGGEPTQGAGAVAMLISHNPRILELNDDAVAYTQDVYDFWRPSGLSYPLVAGALSKDAYIQSFQESWNEYAKRYNKSLSDFASLCFHVPFTKMGKKALDSILTDDIDSETHHRLTSGYDAATYYNKYVGNIYTGSLYLSLISLLETYDIEADQNIGLFSYGSGSVGEFFSGKLVDGYKDALNVEHHKALLNARTELSVEEYEHFFNRFDNLEFDHETELTNNEHGIFYLNEINDHIRNYDTLK; this is encoded by the coding sequence ATGACTATCGGTATAGATCAACTCGATTTTTACGTTCCACAATTTTATGTAGATATGGCTAAACTAGCTGAAGCACGTAATGTAGAACCCAATAAATTTTTACTTGGAATCGGCCAAACAGAAATGTCTGTGAGCCCAGTAAGCCAAGATATTGTTTCAATGGGTGCTAACGCTGCTCAAAATATTGTCTCTGATGATGATAAAAAAAATATTTCAATGGTTATAGTTGCTACTGAATCAGCAATAGATTCTGCAAAAGCATCAGCTGTTCAAATACATAATCTACTAGGTATTCAACCCTTTGCACGCTGCTTTGAAATGAAGGAAGCATGTTACGCTGCTACACCTGCTATTCAACTTGCAAAAGATTATTTAGCAAACCGTCCAAATGAAAAAGTATTAGTTATCGCAAGTGATACTGCACGATACGGCTTAAATTCTGGTGGTGAACCAACTCAAGGCGCTGGTGCAGTTGCCATGCTAATCTCACACAACCCACGTATTCTTGAATTAAATGATGATGCAGTGGCATACACTCAAGACGTTTATGATTTCTGGAGACCTTCTGGACTATCTTACCCATTAGTTGCTGGTGCTTTATCAAAAGACGCCTATATCCAGTCGTTCCAAGAAAGTTGGAATGAATACGCTAAACGTTACAATAAGTCACTTTCAGATTTTGCTTCTTTATGTTTCCATGTACCATTTACAAAAATGGGTAAAAAAGCACTTGATTCAATTTTAACAGATGATATTGATTCTGAAACACATCATCGCTTAACATCTGGCTATGATGCAGCAACATATTACAACAAATATGTAGGCAATATCTATACTGGTTCATTGTATTTAAGTTTAATTTCTTTATTAGAAACATACGACATAGAAGCTGACCAAAATATTGGCTTGTTTAGTTATGGCTCAGGTTCTGTAGGTGAATTCTTTAGTGGTAAACTCGTTGACGGATATAAAGATGCGCTAAATGTAGAGCATCATAAAGCACTATTAAACGCTCGTACTGAATTATCAGTAGAGGAATATGAACATTTCTTCAACCGTTTCGATAACCTTGAATTCGATCATGAAACTGAATTAACAAATAATGAACATGGCATTTTTTACTTAAATGAAATTAATGACCATATCCGTAATTATGATACCTTAAAATAA